In a single window of the Oecophyllibacter saccharovorans genome:
- the rimM gene encoding ribosome maturation factor RimM (Essential for efficient processing of 16S rRNA) has protein sequence MVQSAADDNRPDILIATIGKPHGVRGLVRLYPATESPETVEKIGPLHDLDGQQWRIRWQGQGIAQLIRVDGSPLTDRSEAEKLVNRKLYAAREVLPAPEEDSFYHADLLGMEAVTPEGKALGRVVLVHDYGAGTSLELGSGEIVPFTHACVPAIDVAHRRLTVCLPGSVDVKGDLAGEVEVRS, from the coding sequence GTGGTTCAGTCCGCTGCAGATGACAACAGACCGGATATCCTGATCGCCACCATCGGCAAGCCGCATGGGGTGCGTGGTCTGGTGCGTCTGTATCCGGCCACTGAATCCCCCGAAACGGTGGAGAAGATCGGTCCGCTGCATGACCTGGACGGGCAGCAGTGGCGGATCCGCTGGCAAGGGCAGGGGATTGCCCAGCTTATCAGAGTGGACGGATCCCCCCTGACGGATCGATCCGAAGCTGAAAAGCTCGTGAACCGGAAGCTGTACGCGGCTCGTGAGGTGTTGCCGGCGCCTGAAGAGGACAGCTTCTATCACGCCGATCTGCTCGGCATGGAAGCCGTCACGCCTGAAGGTAAAGCCCTGGGTCGTGTTGTGCTGGTGCATGATTACGGTGCAGGGACCAGTCTGGAGCTTGGCAGCGGAGAGATCGTGCCGTTCACGCATGCCTGCGTGCCTGCAATCGACGTGGCGCACCGTCGCCTGACGGTCTGTCTGCCTGGCAGCGTGGACGTCAAGGGAGATCTGGCTGGCGAGGTCGAGGTGCGCTCATGA
- the rpsP gene encoding 30S ribosomal protein S16 — MSVKIRLSRAGAKKRPYYHIVVADSRDPRDGRFIEKVGTYNPMLPAEHEDRVRLKEERLQHWLSKGAQPTDRVARFLGKAGLAPMPVFHEQPKKSAPKKKAQERAAAAAAASETASEEAAA, encoded by the coding sequence ATGAGCGTTAAAATCCGTCTTTCCCGCGCAGGCGCCAAGAAGCGCCCTTACTACCACATCGTTGTGGCTGACAGCCGTGATCCCCGTGATGGCCGTTTCATCGAAAAAGTGGGCACTTACAATCCTATGCTGCCTGCCGAGCATGAAGACCGCGTCCGTCTGAAAGAAGAACGCCTGCAGCACTGGCTTTCCAAAGGTGCGCAGCCGACCGACCGTGTGGCACGTTTCCTGGGCAAAGCCGGTCTGGCGCCGATGCCGGTGTTCCACGAGCAGCCCAAGAAATCCGCCCCCAAGAAGAAAGCCCAGGAGCGTGCAGCTGCCGCCGCCGCGGCTTCGGAAACCGCTTCTGAAGAAGCGGCTGCTTGA
- the ffh gene encoding signal recognition particle protein, which translates to MFEQLSGRMSKVFEGLSKGGKLSENDVTEAMREVRLAMLEADVALPVVRSFVSKVKERAIGGEVLEGTSPGQMVAKIVNDALVEALGGAGAVPLDLAANAPVPLLMVGLQGAGKTTTAGKIGLRLAQREHKRVLLASLDVQRPAAQLQLQQLAERAGGLTQGRVKSLPVVAGETPVEIARRAMETGRREGFDVVVLDTAGRLAIDEPLMAEVRQIRDETNPAETLLVVDGMTGQDAVNTARAFKEQVGISGVVMSRMDGDARGGAALSMKAVTGAPIKFTGSGENLEALEEFHPERVAGRILGLGDIAGLVETAAEKLDHEEGERVAKKMMAGKFDLDDYMSQINQLNRLGSISGLLGMLPGMGKLKDKLAGKELDTSVFDRHKTIISSMTKAERRSPSIIKASRKKRIASGSGTSVAEVNRLLKQFDEMSTMMKRINKMGLAGIMRGLGQAGGMGDMFKGIGGPGHPMG; encoded by the coding sequence GTGTTCGAGCAGCTTTCCGGTAGGATGTCGAAGGTTTTCGAAGGGCTTTCCAAAGGGGGAAAGCTTTCGGAAAACGATGTCACGGAAGCGATGCGCGAAGTGCGGCTGGCCATGCTGGAAGCTGACGTCGCCCTGCCGGTGGTGCGCAGTTTTGTCAGCAAGGTTAAGGAGCGCGCCATCGGCGGTGAAGTGCTGGAAGGCACGTCACCGGGGCAGATGGTGGCCAAGATCGTCAATGACGCCCTGGTCGAAGCCCTGGGCGGCGCCGGTGCCGTGCCGCTTGACCTGGCCGCCAATGCGCCGGTGCCACTGCTCATGGTGGGGCTGCAGGGGGCCGGGAAAACCACCACTGCCGGCAAGATCGGCCTGCGACTGGCCCAGCGTGAGCACAAGCGTGTCCTTCTCGCCAGTCTGGATGTGCAGCGCCCCGCTGCCCAGCTGCAGCTTCAGCAGCTGGCTGAGCGCGCAGGCGGGTTGACGCAGGGGCGGGTGAAGAGCCTCCCTGTTGTGGCGGGTGAAACGCCCGTTGAGATCGCCCGGCGCGCCATGGAGACCGGACGCCGCGAAGGGTTTGACGTGGTGGTGCTCGACACAGCCGGTCGCCTGGCGATTGACGAGCCCCTCATGGCAGAAGTGCGCCAGATCCGCGACGAGACCAACCCGGCCGAGACCTTGCTGGTCGTGGACGGCATGACAGGTCAGGACGCGGTGAACACGGCGCGTGCCTTCAAGGAGCAGGTAGGCATTTCCGGCGTCGTGATGAGCCGTATGGACGGCGATGCGCGCGGAGGCGCGGCCCTTTCCATGAAGGCGGTGACGGGCGCGCCGATCAAGTTCACCGGTTCAGGGGAAAACCTGGAGGCGCTTGAGGAGTTCCATCCCGAACGCGTCGCAGGGCGGATCCTGGGGCTTGGCGACATTGCCGGTCTCGTGGAGACGGCGGCTGAAAAGCTTGACCACGAGGAAGGCGAGCGTGTCGCGAAAAAAATGATGGCGGGCAAGTTCGATCTCGACGATTACATGTCGCAGATCAACCAGCTCAACCGTCTGGGGTCCATCTCAGGCCTGCTGGGAATGCTGCCCGGCATGGGCAAGCTGAAGGACAAGCTGGCCGGCAAGGAGCTCGACACGTCGGTTTTTGACCGGCACAAGACCATCATTTCCTCAATGACGAAGGCGGAACGCCGTTCCCCTTCCATCATCAAGGCTTCCCGCAAGAAACGCATCGCGTCCGGTTCCGGAACGAGCGTGGCGGAAGTCAACAGATTGCTGAAACAGTTTGACGAGATGTCCACCATGATGAAGCGCATCAACAAGATGGGGCTTGCCGGCATCATGCGTGGTCTCGGTCAGGCTGGCGGCATGGGCGACATGTTCAAGGGAATTGGCGGTCCCGGCCATCCCATGGGCTGA
- a CDS encoding MFS transporter — MKDSSKKTAENVSHGGSGAWSAVLAMALCVALLIASEFMPVSLLTPMAASLHATVGQTGQAISVSGFFAVAASLLVTTIAGMLNRKWVLIGLTGCMLISLIMVASTPDFLGLLLGRALLGICIGGFWALATAVIMRLVPEDEISHALGIMYGGQAAAAAFAAPIGSYLGSLFGWRTVFWALVPAVILNIIWLLGTLPSLPVRQRQSFRGLFELLRQSYFLRGLIGAMLSWGAAFTLFTYLRPFLEKVTGVSVQTLSILLLILGCAGFVGTWTAGYLAKSRISGGLKIPVMVQGACTLGLLLGGHSLVVVVVVMAVWGAMNTAMSVIWMTWLAQNVGKAAEEGGALMVAAIQLSILLGAVFGGFLLDHFSISVTLVGSILLAVLGCLVIGSGRALLKP, encoded by the coding sequence GTGAAAGATTCATCTAAAAAGACGGCAGAAAATGTTTCCCACGGGGGATCGGGCGCTTGGAGTGCAGTCCTGGCCATGGCTTTGTGCGTGGCTCTGCTGATTGCCTCAGAATTTATGCCGGTCAGTTTATTGACCCCGATGGCAGCGAGTCTGCATGCAACAGTGGGGCAAACGGGCCAGGCGATCTCTGTAAGCGGGTTCTTCGCTGTTGCGGCCAGTCTGCTTGTAACTACCATAGCAGGTATGCTGAACCGGAAATGGGTTTTGATCGGCTTAACCGGGTGTATGTTGATTTCACTGATCATGGTGGCATCGACGCCGGATTTCTTGGGACTTCTTTTGGGGCGTGCGCTGTTAGGAATATGTATCGGGGGGTTTTGGGCCCTGGCAACAGCGGTGATTATGCGCCTGGTTCCTGAAGATGAAATATCACATGCACTGGGGATCATGTATGGGGGGCAAGCTGCGGCCGCTGCCTTTGCCGCCCCAATCGGTAGCTATCTTGGCAGTCTTTTCGGATGGCGAACTGTGTTCTGGGCACTTGTTCCGGCCGTTATACTCAATATCATCTGGCTTTTGGGCACTCTCCCTTCTTTGCCAGTCAGGCAGCGGCAAAGTTTCCGAGGACTATTTGAACTGTTGCGACAGTCTTATTTTCTGCGTGGTCTTATAGGAGCCATGTTGTCCTGGGGGGCGGCTTTTACTCTGTTTACTTACTTGCGTCCGTTCCTGGAAAAAGTGACCGGAGTCTCTGTTCAGACACTCTCAATTCTCCTTCTTATTTTGGGCTGTGCAGGTTTTGTGGGTACCTGGACAGCAGGTTATCTGGCAAAAAGCAGGATATCAGGAGGATTAAAAATACCGGTGATGGTACAGGGCGCTTGCACACTGGGGCTTCTGCTGGGCGGTCACTCGCTGGTGGTGGTAGTGGTTGTAATGGCTGTATGGGGTGCAATGAATACGGCCATGTCGGTCATCTGGATGACCTGGTTGGCCCAGAATGTTGGGAAAGCTGCCGAAGAAGGGGGAGCTCTGATGGTTGCAGCGATCCAACTCTCCATTCTTCTGGGAGCCGTTTTTGGCGGTTTCTTATTGGATCATTTTTCCATTTCAGTAACGCTTGTGGGAAGTATCTTATTAGCTGTGTTAGGATGTCTGGTGATTGGTAGTGGCCGCGCGCTTTTAAAACCTTAA